In a single window of the Arthrobacter sp. StoSoilA2 genome:
- a CDS encoding cation:dicarboxylase symporter family transporter encodes MKIPAPAMAVSPAAKKPLYRSLFFQILVAVVLGVAIGYFWPGVGSALRPLGDGFIQLIKMIIAPLIFLVIVTGISAVGDVKSVGRVGVKALIYFTAATLFALAFGLLVANIVQPGAGLNIDPTSLSVEAVNAKTTTAPPKDAGQFLLGIIPTSVVGAFASNTLLQVLCFAVFFGAAIVVVGREKCKPVIDLMETTLELFFKIMSWVMRVAPVGAFGAMAFIIGQYGLSSLSTYALLVAACYGSALVFIGLLFIVAWAYPRVPLWQFIKYSREEFMLALGTASTESVLPRIMTKLTNAGCSRATTGLVVPTGYSFNLDGAALYLSISLLFLAQAFGHNLDLGQQLAALGILMLTSKGMAGVPGSAFLALSATAGALGIFPVAGVALLLGADRLMDSMRVVVNLLGNCVATFVVSKWEGQFDREAMLAAFRGETTTPEPTKEVTEPPVPASV; translated from the coding sequence ATGAAGATTCCCGCACCCGCTATGGCTGTGAGCCCAGCGGCCAAGAAGCCACTCTATAGATCCCTGTTTTTCCAGATCCTGGTGGCTGTGGTGCTGGGGGTCGCCATTGGCTACTTCTGGCCGGGCGTCGGGTCCGCGCTTCGCCCCCTTGGCGATGGCTTTATCCAACTCATCAAGATGATCATTGCGCCACTGATATTCCTGGTCATCGTCACCGGCATCTCGGCCGTGGGCGACGTGAAGTCCGTTGGCCGGGTGGGCGTCAAAGCCCTCATCTACTTCACCGCCGCCACACTGTTCGCCCTTGCGTTCGGGCTGCTCGTGGCCAACATCGTACAGCCGGGAGCCGGCCTGAACATCGATCCCACCTCCCTGTCAGTAGAAGCCGTCAACGCCAAGACCACCACGGCGCCACCAAAGGATGCAGGACAGTTCCTGCTGGGCATCATTCCCACCAGCGTGGTTGGAGCCTTCGCATCCAACACGTTGCTGCAGGTCCTGTGTTTCGCGGTCTTCTTCGGGGCGGCCATCGTGGTGGTGGGACGGGAGAAGTGCAAGCCCGTCATCGACCTCATGGAGACCACCCTCGAACTCTTCTTCAAGATCATGTCCTGGGTGATGCGTGTTGCCCCTGTAGGCGCCTTCGGGGCCATGGCATTCATCATCGGCCAGTACGGGCTCAGCTCGTTGAGCACCTACGCCTTGCTGGTGGCTGCGTGCTACGGTTCGGCACTGGTCTTCATCGGATTGCTGTTCATCGTGGCCTGGGCGTATCCACGCGTTCCACTGTGGCAGTTCATCAAGTACTCCCGCGAAGAGTTCATGCTGGCGCTGGGCACGGCATCCACAGAATCAGTGCTGCCACGGATCATGACCAAGCTGACCAACGCAGGCTGCTCCCGCGCAACCACGGGCTTGGTGGTTCCCACGGGCTACTCTTTCAACCTCGACGGCGCCGCCCTCTACCTTTCGATCTCGCTGCTGTTCCTTGCCCAGGCCTTCGGGCATAACCTCGATTTGGGCCAGCAGCTGGCCGCCCTCGGGATCCTGATGTTGACCTCCAAAGGGATGGCAGGCGTTCCGGGTTCGGCCTTCCTGGCCCTTTCCGCTACCGCCGGCGCTTTGGGAATCTTCCCCGTTGCGGGCGTTGCATTGCTCCTCGGAGCCGACAGGCTGATGGACTCAATGCGCGTCGTGGTCAACCTGCTCGGCAACTGCGTTGCCACGTTTGTGGTGTCCAAATGGGAGGGGCAATTCGATCGTGAGGCGATGCTGGCCGCCTTCCGCGGGGAAACCACGACGCCGGAACCCACCAAAGAGGTTACGGAACCACCGGTGCCCGCTTCGGTGTAG
- the radA gene encoding DNA repair protein RadA, whose protein sequence is MASKTSRASKTPAYKCAECGWTAIKWVGRCGECQAWGTVEEYGATVARTTAAATVLEPARRIAEVDGTTAAFLPTGVDELDRVLGGGLVPGAVILLAGEPGVGKSTLLLDVAAKFARTGQDVLYITGEESAAQVKLRAERIDAVAHTLYLSAETDLGQALGQVEKLEPKLLIVDSVQTLSSADVEGSAGGVSQVREVAASIISAAKRRNMTTLLVGHVTKEGTIAGPRLLEHLVDVVCQFEGERHSRLRLLRAVKNRYGATDDVGCFDLNEAGIEGLADPSGLFVSRTREPVSGTCITVTMEGRRPLLAEVQSLLAESANSQPRRATSGLESSRVAMLLAVLQQRAGCMLHKDDSYVATVGGVKLTEPATDLAVALAVASAKSRKALPQRLIAFGEVGLAGEVRPVPGINQRIQEAHRLGFTHAIVPASPAGAGVIPDGFSVREVGHLAEALELLIT, encoded by the coding sequence ATGGCTTCCAAGACCTCCCGCGCATCCAAGACACCCGCCTACAAATGCGCCGAATGCGGCTGGACGGCCATCAAGTGGGTGGGCAGGTGCGGTGAGTGCCAGGCGTGGGGAACCGTTGAGGAGTACGGCGCCACTGTTGCGCGTACGACGGCGGCCGCAACAGTTTTGGAGCCGGCCCGCCGGATCGCTGAGGTGGATGGGACAACGGCGGCATTCCTGCCCACGGGTGTGGACGAGTTGGACCGCGTCCTTGGAGGAGGGCTCGTTCCCGGTGCCGTCATCCTGCTCGCTGGGGAACCCGGCGTCGGGAAGTCCACCCTGCTGCTGGACGTCGCCGCGAAATTTGCCCGCACAGGGCAGGATGTCCTGTACATTACGGGCGAGGAATCCGCAGCACAGGTGAAGCTCCGGGCGGAGCGGATCGACGCCGTTGCGCACACTTTGTATCTGTCCGCCGAGACCGATCTTGGGCAGGCATTGGGCCAAGTGGAGAAGCTCGAGCCCAAGCTGCTGATCGTGGACTCTGTGCAGACGCTCAGCAGCGCCGACGTCGAAGGAAGCGCCGGTGGTGTCTCGCAGGTACGCGAGGTTGCGGCGTCCATCATCTCTGCGGCCAAGCGACGCAACATGACAACGTTGCTGGTTGGCCATGTGACCAAGGAAGGCACCATCGCAGGGCCGCGTTTGCTGGAACACCTTGTGGATGTCGTATGCCAGTTCGAAGGCGAGCGCCACTCGCGCCTGCGGCTGTTGCGGGCCGTAAAAAACCGCTATGGCGCCACGGACGACGTCGGTTGCTTTGATCTTAACGAGGCCGGCATCGAGGGGTTGGCCGATCCCAGCGGGTTGTTCGTTTCGCGGACCCGGGAGCCCGTCTCCGGAACCTGCATCACAGTGACCATGGAGGGTCGCAGGCCCTTGCTCGCTGAGGTCCAGTCGCTCCTCGCCGAGAGCGCCAATTCCCAGCCCCGGCGTGCCACCAGCGGGCTGGAAAGCTCCAGGGTTGCCATGTTGCTCGCAGTGCTTCAGCAGCGTGCCGGCTGCATGCTCCATAAGGACGATTCGTATGTGGCAACCGTGGGCGGGGTGAAACTCACGGAGCCGGCCACAGACTTGGCTGTTGCGTTGGCCGTCGCATCGGCCAAGTCCCGCAAGGCGCTACCCCAACGGCTCATTGCGTTCGGCGAAGTGGGCCTGGCTGGCGAAGTACGTCCCGTTCCCGGGATTAACCAGCGCATCCAGGAAGCCCACCGGCTAGGGTTCACGCATGCGATCGTGCCTGCCAGCCCGGCGGGCGCCGGTGTCATCCCGGACGGCTTCTCGGTGCGGGAAGTTGGCCACCTGGCCGAAGCGCTGGAACTGCTGATCACGTAA
- the disA gene encoding DNA integrity scanning diadenylate cyclase DisA, protein MARSPEESLKATLARVAPGTPLRDGLERILRGRTGALIVLGSDRTIDSICSGGFDIGIEFSPTRLRELAKMDGAIICDKDASNIVRAAVQLVPDSSIETQESGTRHRTAERVAIQTGVPVISVSQSMQIIALYVNGLRHVLEGSEKVLARANQALATLERYSARLDQVTSSLSALEIEALVTVRDVAVTLQRQEMVRRISEEIAQYVLELGEDGRLLSLQVEELTMGRGPGSDVIIRDYADPDATPEDIEEAVQALLNLGPTELIDLSRIAGIIGFAGGVEQLDAVVQPRGYRLLSGLKSVPKAVADRLVDYFGGLQNLMAATIDDLMTVDGIGDQRARTVREGLSRMAEASLLDRFL, encoded by the coding sequence ATGGCCCGGAGCCCGGAAGAGTCGCTCAAGGCGACTCTGGCCAGAGTCGCACCCGGAACTCCACTACGGGACGGCTTGGAGCGCATCCTCCGTGGACGCACCGGGGCCTTGATCGTGTTGGGCTCGGACCGCACCATCGACTCCATCTGTTCCGGCGGATTCGATATCGGCATCGAGTTCTCGCCCACGCGCCTGCGTGAGCTCGCCAAGATGGACGGCGCCATCATCTGCGACAAGGACGCCAGCAACATCGTCCGTGCCGCTGTGCAGCTCGTTCCGGACTCAAGCATCGAGACCCAGGAATCCGGGACCCGGCACCGCACAGCCGAGCGCGTCGCCATCCAGACCGGCGTTCCCGTTATTTCCGTCAGCCAGTCGATGCAGATCATCGCGCTGTACGTGAACGGCCTGCGGCACGTCCTGGAGGGCTCGGAGAAGGTCCTCGCGCGGGCCAACCAGGCCTTGGCAACGTTGGAGCGTTACAGCGCGAGACTGGACCAAGTCACCAGTTCCCTTTCAGCACTGGAGATTGAAGCACTGGTCACGGTCAGGGATGTGGCCGTCACCCTGCAACGCCAGGAAATGGTTCGGCGTATCTCCGAGGAAATCGCTCAGTACGTTCTGGAACTTGGCGAAGACGGCCGCCTGCTGTCCCTCCAGGTGGAGGAGCTCACCATGGGCCGCGGCCCGGGCAGCGATGTCATCATCCGCGACTACGCAGACCCCGACGCCACTCCCGAGGATATTGAAGAAGCCGTCCAGGCGCTCCTCAACCTCGGCCCCACTGAACTGATTGACTTGAGCAGGATTGCCGGAATCATCGGCTTCGCGGGTGGCGTTGAGCAGCTGGACGCCGTGGTCCAGCCCCGCGGCTACCGCCTACTGTCCGGCCTCAAGTCCGTGCCGAAGGCCGTCGCCGATCGCCTGGTGGACTACTTCGGCGGCTTGCAGAACCTCATGGCAGCCACCATCGATGACCTCATGACTGTTGACGGCATCGGCGATCAGCGCGCACGCACGGTCCGCGAGGGTCTGAGCCGCATGGCCGAAGCAAGCTTGCTGGACCGTTTCCTCTAG
- a CDS encoding FUSC family protein codes for MAAAKGFSASKRFLRARVRTGLVRSRNSLTPAIQMTVCAVGAYAFAEYVLGHQGPLFAATSSLIALGFSRDPRLRRVIEVGLGCTLGIVVGDLLLHWLGAGILQAAVVLLFSILLARFLDSGTIFTTQLGLQSLLVVLLPAPAGGPFTRSLDAVVGGVFALLVTILVPKDPRREPRKDVQKILHELAEVLRECAKAMVESDSTIAWHALIRGRNCQPLVDRMRQTLRASGEVATLAPAHRRHRDELASLEHSLEYIDLALRNSRVFARRLTSAINHAALSDEAIESISEVLQETAAAIDELTIGLAEQSEGTRRVHLRHARNELTDIASRLHPKMLDVQKLEGETVVMLFRPLMVDLLEASGLEPDEARDVLPAL; via the coding sequence ATGGCTGCCGCGAAGGGATTTTCTGCAAGCAAGAGGTTCCTGCGTGCCAGAGTCCGGACGGGATTGGTCCGTAGCCGGAACTCGCTGACGCCCGCTATTCAAATGACGGTGTGCGCAGTGGGGGCCTACGCTTTCGCGGAATACGTACTGGGTCACCAGGGGCCCTTGTTCGCGGCCACTTCTTCGCTGATTGCGCTCGGCTTCTCCCGTGATCCGCGCTTGCGCCGTGTTATTGAGGTCGGTCTGGGCTGCACGCTCGGCATCGTGGTGGGTGACCTGCTGCTCCACTGGCTGGGCGCTGGGATCCTGCAGGCCGCCGTCGTGCTTCTTTTCTCTATCCTGCTGGCCAGGTTCCTGGACAGCGGGACTATTTTCACCACCCAGCTGGGGCTCCAGTCGCTGCTGGTGGTGCTGCTGCCTGCGCCGGCCGGCGGGCCGTTCACGCGAAGCCTGGATGCGGTGGTGGGTGGGGTGTTCGCTCTGCTGGTGACCATTTTGGTGCCGAAGGACCCGCGCCGGGAGCCGCGAAAGGATGTCCAAAAAATCCTGCACGAACTCGCCGAAGTGCTGCGCGAGTGCGCCAAGGCCATGGTCGAAAGTGACTCCACCATCGCCTGGCACGCGCTGATTCGCGGCCGTAACTGCCAGCCACTGGTGGACCGGATGCGGCAGACCCTGCGGGCGTCCGGCGAAGTTGCAACGCTCGCCCCGGCGCACCGGAGGCACCGCGACGAGCTAGCCAGCCTGGAGCACTCGCTGGAATACATCGACCTCGCGCTCCGTAACAGCCGCGTTTTTGCCCGCAGGCTCACCAGCGCAATCAACCATGCTGCGCTGTCCGACGAAGCAATTGAAAGCATTTCCGAGGTGCTGCAGGAAACTGCCGCCGCAATCGATGAACTGACCATCGGCCTGGCGGAGCAGAGCGAAGGAACCCGCCGCGTTCATCTGCGTCACGCACGCAACGAGCTGACCGACATCGCCTCGCGCCTGCACCCCAAAATGCTGGACGTTCAGAAGCTTGAGGGCGAAACCGTGGTGATGTTGTTCCGCCCCCTCATGGTGGATTTGCTGGAAGCGAGCGGTTTGGAACCCGACGAGGCCCGGGACGTGCTGCCGGCTCTGTAG
- a CDS encoding Pr6Pr family membrane protein: MTKRTVLIGGRFFFGLLTLVAVGTQLTVHLGMGYDVWNFFSYFTNLSNIFAAVVLLISGYRVLVRKRPSEIDDATRGTATIAMAVVGLVFGALLAGEDLGSLLPWVNFVVHYLIPVVMVVDWLFQPPRATLTTRHIWYWLLYPVGYLVYSLIRGAFVKWYPYWFIDPARAGGWGGVVVFAAAISVGFLLVSLAMLWLGNKLKRQVDY; encoded by the coding sequence ATGACCAAAAGAACTGTGCTTATTGGGGGACGCTTTTTCTTTGGCCTTTTGACCCTGGTGGCAGTGGGAACGCAGCTGACGGTTCATTTAGGCATGGGGTACGACGTCTGGAACTTCTTCAGCTACTTCACCAACTTATCCAATATCTTCGCGGCCGTGGTGCTGCTCATCAGCGGATACAGGGTTCTGGTCCGGAAACGACCCAGTGAGATCGATGACGCCACCCGCGGCACGGCGACCATCGCCATGGCCGTAGTTGGACTGGTATTCGGCGCTTTGCTTGCCGGCGAGGACCTTGGCTCCCTTCTTCCGTGGGTCAACTTTGTGGTCCACTACCTGATCCCTGTGGTGATGGTGGTGGACTGGCTGTTCCAACCACCGCGGGCAACCTTGACTACCCGCCATATCTGGTACTGGCTGCTCTACCCGGTGGGCTACCTGGTCTATAGCCTCATCCGTGGAGCGTTCGTCAAGTGGTACCCGTACTGGTTCATCGACCCCGCCCGGGCAGGTGGCTGGGGCGGTGTGGTGGTTTTTGCCGCAGCGATTTCCGTCGGCTTCCTCCTGGTGAGCCTGGCGATGCTGTGGCTCGGGAACAAGCTGAAGCGGCAGGTGGATTACTAG
- a CDS encoding A/G-specific adenine glycosylase produces the protein MLVSEVMLQQTPVVRVLPVWRDWMERWPTPAHLADEPSGEAVRHWGRLGYPRRALRLHAAAVAIRDEHGGDVPDTYPELLSLPGVGSYTAAAVAAFAFGRRETVVDTNIRRVHARLISGHALPAPTLTAAEMRLADALLPEDRHLSVRWNASVMELGAMVCTARTPKCVECPVRSSCAWLAAGEPPPSYTPKGQSWHGTDRQVRGAVMAVLREAAAPVPREMFEQAPADLGFAPSGVGIPLAALHRLNSAPEQLERALDGLLLDGLAEMHDGGLRLPA, from the coding sequence ATCCTGGTCAGCGAAGTCATGCTCCAGCAGACGCCGGTGGTGCGCGTGCTGCCGGTCTGGCGGGACTGGATGGAACGCTGGCCCACTCCCGCCCACCTTGCCGACGAGCCTTCAGGGGAAGCCGTGCGCCATTGGGGCCGTCTGGGTTATCCGCGCCGGGCGCTGCGACTGCACGCGGCCGCCGTCGCAATCCGGGACGAGCACGGAGGCGACGTCCCGGACACCTATCCCGAGCTCTTGAGCCTGCCAGGCGTCGGCAGTTACACAGCTGCCGCCGTCGCCGCCTTTGCTTTCGGGCGCCGCGAAACAGTGGTGGACACCAACATTCGCCGCGTCCATGCGCGCCTCATCTCCGGTCACGCCCTGCCCGCTCCGACGCTCACCGCAGCCGAGATGCGCCTTGCCGACGCCTTGCTGCCCGAAGACCGGCACCTGTCCGTGCGGTGGAACGCCTCCGTCATGGAACTGGGTGCGATGGTGTGCACGGCGCGCACCCCTAAGTGCGTCGAGTGTCCTGTGCGCTCAAGCTGCGCCTGGCTCGCGGCAGGTGAGCCGCCGCCGTCGTACACGCCCAAGGGTCAGTCCTGGCACGGCACGGACCGGCAAGTCCGCGGCGCCGTGATGGCCGTCCTCCGCGAAGCTGCTGCCCCGGTTCCGCGCGAAATGTTTGAACAGGCTCCTGCCGACCTCGGGTTCGCGCCGTCCGGCGTCGGGATTCCGCTGGCAGCACTGCACCGGCTCAACTCAGCCCCCGAGCAGCTGGAACGGGCACTCGACGGGCTGCTGCTCGACGGCCTGGCGGAAATGCACGACGGCGGATTGCGGCTCCCAGCGTAA